From one Methanorbis furvi genomic stretch:
- the lysA gene encoding diaminopimelate decarboxylase produces MKLPESLAIKSGHLYCGDVDTVWLAEKFGTPLYVTNERHVIKNYRRFEAALKKYVDNVQLLYAAKANENPVLIQTLAREGAGADVFSLGELRAALEGGMPTDKLLFNGSSKTQADLRAAVEHGIRISVDSVDELHQLDAITQELKKPIKIGFRVNPEINVPTHPKIATGIKNSKFGIPAEMILDAYKQALACKYITPVGMHCHIGSQILEIEPFAIACGVIMKVAKEITKLGVKLEFVDFGGGLGIPYHRGENPDAAPTPEEYAAAVMPVFVAACKEAGISPAFWVEPGRWMVGESTVLLTKVNSVKRVHKTFINVDAGFNLLIRPAMYDSWHEVVVANKADAPATITATVTGPICETGDILAADRNLPETVTGDIVAVLDAGAYGYAMSSQYNSRPRCPEVLVNGDKAELMRRAETYEDMTATVVYPSWHRK; encoded by the coding sequence ATGAAACTCCCGGAATCCCTCGCAATCAAAAGCGGCCACCTCTACTGCGGCGACGTTGACACTGTTTGGCTCGCCGAAAAGTTCGGCACCCCGCTCTATGTCACCAACGAACGCCATGTGATCAAAAACTACCGCCGCTTTGAAGCAGCCCTCAAAAAATACGTCGACAACGTCCAGCTGCTCTACGCCGCAAAAGCAAACGAAAACCCGGTCCTCATCCAGACCCTCGCACGCGAAGGTGCAGGTGCTGACGTCTTCTCGCTCGGCGAACTGCGTGCAGCCCTGGAAGGCGGCATGCCAACCGACAAACTGCTCTTCAACGGCAGCTCAAAGACCCAAGCAGACCTTCGTGCCGCAGTAGAACACGGCATCAGAATCTCGGTTGACTCGGTCGACGAACTTCACCAGCTTGACGCAATCACGCAGGAGCTGAAAAAACCCATCAAGATCGGATTCCGTGTCAACCCGGAGATCAACGTCCCGACGCACCCAAAAATTGCAACCGGCATCAAAAACAGCAAGTTCGGTATTCCGGCGGAGATGATTCTTGACGCATACAAACAAGCCCTTGCCTGCAAGTACATCACTCCGGTCGGCATGCACTGTCATATCGGATCCCAGATCCTTGAGATCGAACCCTTCGCCATCGCTTGCGGCGTCATTATGAAGGTGGCAAAAGAAATCACCAAACTCGGCGTGAAGCTGGAGTTCGTGGACTTCGGCGGAGGACTCGGTATTCCCTATCACCGCGGAGAAAACCCGGACGCTGCTCCAACGCCGGAAGAGTATGCAGCAGCCGTTATGCCGGTGTTTGTTGCGGCCTGCAAAGAAGCAGGAATCTCTCCTGCGTTCTGGGTCGAACCCGGACGCTGGATGGTGGGCGAGTCGACCGTGCTTCTGACCAAGGTCAACTCGGTCAAACGCGTTCACAAGACCTTCATCAATGTGGACGCAGGATTCAATCTCCTCATCCGCCCGGCGATGTACGACTCCTGGCACGAGGTTGTTGTTGCCAACAAAGCCGACGCTCCCGCAACAATCACGGCAACGGTTACCGGCCCGATCTGCGAGACCGGCGATATTCTTGCAGCAGACCGGAACCTTCCGGAGACCGTGACCGGTGATATCGTCGCGGTTCTCGATGCAGGAGCATATGGCTATGCAATGTCTTCGCAGTACAACAGCCGTCCGCGGTGTCCTGAGGTTCTCGTGAACGGCGATAAGGCAGAGCTGATGCGCCGTGCCGAAACCTATGAGGACATGACGGCAACGGTTGTTTACCCGTCCTGGCACAGGAAATAA
- a CDS encoding LL-diaminopimelate aminotransferase, whose translation MYAKRLDNLPPYLFAQIDAIKAQKRAEGVDLIDLGVGDPDLPTPKHIVDSLCEAARDSATHHYPDYLGMLDYRKAVAQWYKNRFGVTLDPVKEVLALIGSKEGIAHIPEAFVNPGEYVLASDPGYPVYKTSTLFAEGKCHLMPLLEGNNFLPDYDAIPKDVLKTAKLMFIGYPNNPTGAVAPMKFFDETVEFAKNHDIIVVHDNAYSEISYDGYIAPSFLEASGAMDVGIETHSLSKTYNMTGWRIGMAVGNANLIGAFGRVKTNIDSGAFDAIQRAAITALTGPQDCVAQACAIYQERRDALVAGLQSLGFKVHVPKATFYVWMKVPNAVEFTSKMINEAGIVVTPGTGFGPNGEGYVRFAITRPVGRINEAIERMKKLGITGT comes from the coding sequence ATGTACGCAAAACGCCTGGACAACTTACCACCCTATCTGTTTGCCCAGATCGACGCCATCAAAGCACAGAAACGTGCCGAAGGCGTTGACCTTATCGACCTCGGTGTAGGGGACCCTGACCTCCCGACCCCCAAACACATCGTTGACTCGCTCTGCGAAGCAGCCCGCGACTCAGCCACCCACCACTACCCCGACTACCTCGGCATGCTCGACTACCGCAAAGCAGTCGCCCAGTGGTACAAGAACCGGTTCGGCGTCACCCTTGATCCCGTCAAAGAAGTACTCGCCTTAATCGGATCCAAAGAAGGCATCGCCCACATCCCCGAAGCATTCGTCAACCCGGGCGAATACGTCCTCGCATCCGACCCCGGCTACCCGGTCTACAAAACCTCAACCCTCTTTGCTGAAGGAAAATGTCACCTCATGCCGCTTCTTGAAGGCAACAACTTCCTGCCTGACTACGACGCAATCCCAAAAGACGTACTCAAAACCGCAAAACTCATGTTCATCGGCTACCCCAACAACCCTACCGGCGCAGTAGCCCCCATGAAATTCTTCGACGAAACCGTAGAATTTGCCAAAAACCATGACATCATCGTCGTCCATGACAACGCCTACTCCGAAATCTCCTACGACGGCTACATCGCCCCCTCCTTCCTTGAAGCAAGCGGAGCAATGGACGTCGGCATCGAGACCCACTCACTCTCCAAAACCTACAACATGACCGGATGGCGTATCGGCATGGCCGTCGGCAACGCCAACCTCATCGGCGCATTCGGCCGCGTCAAAACCAACATCGACTCAGGCGCATTCGACGCAATCCAGCGTGCCGCAATCACCGCACTGACCGGTCCCCAGGACTGCGTGGCGCAAGCCTGTGCCATCTATCAGGAACGCCGCGACGCACTCGTCGCAGGCTTACAGTCCCTTGGATTCAAAGTCCATGTCCCCAAAGCCACGTTCTACGTCTGGATGAAAGTCCCGAACGCAGTTGAGTTCACCTCAAAAATGATCAACGAAGCAGGAATCGTTGTCACTCCCGGAACCGGATTTGGACCAAACGGCGAAGGCTACGTCCGCTTCGCCATCACCAGACCCGTCGGGCGCATCAACGAAGCAATCGAACGCATGAAAAAACTCGGCATCACAGGTACCTGA